The Desulfuromonadales bacterium sequence GATGCCTCGGCGTACCTTTCCGTGCCGAAGACCACGCAACACGAACCAGGGGATCAGCACCGCAGCCGCGACAAGCAGTATCAGGTCATACAGCAGATACACCCTGCTCCTCCAGGCGGGCTCTGGCCCGTCGATCATTCTCTTCCATGGCTTGCTGCAGTCGCGCCTGAAACTCGGCTGATGATTCACCCGCGTCATGATGGACTGCCGGTCCGAAGGAAAATACTCCGCGACTGAACGGAAACGGCAGGAGGAAGCGGTCCCAGGAGGCGAAACGGTGACCACGACTGCAGGCGAAGGCCATGGGAATGACCGGCCGGCCGGTCAGACGAGCCAACTGCACCACCCCTTCCTTGATTGTGTGTCGGGGGCCTTTGGGACCGTCGGGGGTAAAGACCAGATCGAACGGCTCTTTGGCCAGAGCCAGCATTGCCTTGAAGGCTGCCCGGCCGCCCCGGGTCGAAGAACCCCGGACCGCCCCCTGACCGAAGTAGCGCATGGTCCGGGCGATGAGTTCGCCATCCTTGGAGGCGCTGATGAGGATTTTCGCTCCCGGCCCGCGATACCCGGTAACCATGAGCAGCAACTGGTCATGCCAGAAGGCGAGGATGACGTGCTCCCCCCTTTCCCAGCCAGTTCGCAGTCGCTCTTCACCGACATACTCGATCCGCATCAGCGATTGCAGCAGACGTATGACCCAGGCTGCCAGGAAGGGGGCCACGGCGAGCAGGATGCGGTCGCCTAAGGACTGGTTCATCTCTGATCCTGGAACTGCATCTCGTAGAGTTTCTGGTAGAGGCCGCCTTGCTGCAGAAGTTCTTGATGGCTGCCGACTTGAACGATGCGACCGCTTTCAAGAACCACTATCTTGTCGGCATGCATGATCGTCGAGAGCCGGTGGGCGATGACAAAAGTCGTGCGGTTGCGCATCAGATTGGCCAAGGCTTTCTGCACCATCGCCTCACTCTCGGTATCGAGAGCACTGGTTGCTTCATCAAGGATCAGGATGGGCGCATCGCGCAATATAGCACGGGCGATGCAGATTCGCTGTCGCTGCCCGCCGGAAA is a genomic window containing:
- a CDS encoding lysophospholipid acyltransferase family protein; the protein is MNQSLGDRILLAVAPFLAAWVIRLLQSLMRIEYVGEERLRTGWERGEHVILAFWHDQLLLMVTGYRGPGAKILISASKDGELIARTMRYFGQGAVRGSSTRGGRAAFKAMLALAKEPFDLVFTPDGPKGPRHTIKEGVVQLARLTGRPVIPMAFACSRGHRFASWDRFLLPFPFSRGVFSFGPAVHHDAGESSAEFQARLQQAMEENDRRARARLEEQGVSAV